The DNA sequence GTGCCGGAGGAAGAAAAACATGAGTAAATTTAACGTGTTGCAACACGAATTAGTTCCAGAACATCACCTAATTTCAAAGGATGAAGAGGATAAGGTTTTAAAGGAGTTAGAGATAACGAGAGACCTTTTGCCAAAGATAAGCAGGAGTGATCCAGCAATAAAGGCGCTTGAAGAAATTCATGGTCCGCTCGAAAGCGGTAGAATAATTAAAATAATTCGTAAGAGTCCTACGACTGGATACTCCGTTTATTATAGGGTCATCGCGGATGAGGTCTTTAAATGAAGGAACTTGTTGACTATTTTTTTAAAAATGAAAGTGTTGTCAGCCATCAAATAGATTCTTACAATAATTTTGTCGCTTCTCTGGGCAATCCAAACAGCGTAATGCAGCAGATTGTGGATGAGACGAAAGTATCGGATGAAGATTTACTAGGCACAATTGTGCTCGATCCATCTAAAGTCGGAGGTCGTGATATTAAAGTCTATTTTGGCCGTACACGGGACAATGGTAAATTCGTAGGTGAACAGACAATCTGGGTCGAGCGTCCGGAAATCAAGGAGGCGTCAGGAGCATCAAATCAAATAGTCCCTAACGAAGCAAGGCTTAGGGATCTCAATTACATGGCACCCATTTTTTTGAAGGTCAGGGTTGTAGAGGACGGGCAGGAAAAAGATTCGGAATCAAT is a window from the Thermoplasmatales archaeon genome containing:
- a CDS encoding DNA-directed RNA polymerase subunit H, whose translation is MSKFNVLQHELVPEHHLISKDEEDKVLKELEITRDLLPKISRSDPAIKALEEIHGPLESGRIIKIIRKSPTTGYSVYYRVIADEVFK